The sequence below is a genomic window from Haematobia irritans isolate KBUSLIRL chromosome 3, ASM5000362v1, whole genome shotgun sequence.
gataagaaagaagttcaccaatgtggtatcacaatggactgaatagtctaagtgagcctgatacatcgggctgccacctagcctaacgcttgtctgaaacgttgacttcaaatattttcaaaaattcgcaatatttctagAAAGGGTTAGCATTTTTCTccgacaaaatttgaatcatttgtACCGTTTTATTAGATATTAccctgtttttgtttatttgaaacaaaaaagttaaaattattcattaaaaatatgaaaaaaccgagttataaaaatttaataataaagaacatctctgggAGGCCATTTttcgaagtgattttaaagttgtgccattagaagaactttcaatttgtttttgcttGTTAGGTCTTCACACGACAGCTGATTTCAAGTTGATCCCACAAAAGAAAAAGACTTATCACGATTTCACTCTAAATCAACGATACATGTATGTTGTTTATTGTAagtatgtataaatatattcatatgaaatatattaattattttttgtataaaaatgcttatatctaaaatttcttaaagctaTTCAGACCATTTAATATTCATTTCTAAATACATAGATTAAAAACTGAGCATTGCATTCCTTTCAAACAAAGTCGTTCATTGGCCCCTTGCATTATACCCAGTCATCCTGTTTTAAAACTCCTTTGTTGGTATGACTTTCCCAACAAAGGACAGGGGCATCTGCCATTTCCTTTATTGAAATGTTGTAGGGTGACGTTGTTTTATGGCTGCAGCTTTGCAAATTTTACAGGATGGAAAATGATCTGGTGATGGTGGTGTGGAACCGGATATAGATCCAATGATTGTTACCACTGGGAAATGATTCCAGTGGGGGCAAGGCATTTGCTTTGGAATATCCAATGGGAAAGGCATTTTGAATGAGCGGTGTCTAGGTCTTTATTTATATTCGCACAAAACTGGTTTTTATTTCGTCTTATTTATAATTTGCTTTTGCCTTTAATGTAGCCTTGTTTTTATGGTTTTGGTTGATTCTTCCACTGCAAAGTTTTAAATTCACGGAGTATATGCTTTGGCGTGTTTGTGTGctgatgttttgtttttattctgtttctgtatgttaattctttttatttaattttttatttctctttttcCAGCACCCGTCACTTGTCAACGCATTGATTACTCCGTGTGTACTGAGCTGACTGGCATGCTTGGCTAACCATAAATATCTCTCAATGCTTTCCATCAGCTACCAACCAGCGAAGCGAAAAATACAACGCAGAATTCTGGCTCTTTCTAGCAAAACAAAACACTGTTCTCTGCATGCGTTGTCTCTGCCTTTGTTGTTATCACCAACTTTACGGTTGCTACATTCGGGTGTGGGTAGACGCCGAATACAATCTCGTCGTTTGTCGTAGATAACCAAAAGAAATGTTCTGATGTCCTTTGGCTTTTTCATTTTACCTGTGAAGAAATATCTAAGTGTCATAAAAAATATGTTCCCAATATCACGTATCCCTGAGATACTTTATTGAAGGAAACATGTGTAACATATACATAgtatgctatataaaaacaaacgcAAACAATATTGATATTAGAGTCCCATTTTCATATTTgtaattaactaaaaaaattaaattaattaaaaaatgagaataaaaacaagtttatatGGCCGAAAGTTCGGTGAGTCCGAAATTATtgctactttttttttgttaagtagcaatttgaaattgtttttcaatttatttttatgttcttttgttacgtttttttttattaataaatttgaattaaaccaaatttttttttaatgtactgCAATTTTTCAATGTTGTAGATTGTCAttactcaaaatatttaaagaatctcGAAAACTTCGGGATCCCGTAAGAAATCCCAAAATGTAAtgtgccaaacataatatgttctaacatattaatatatgtcccaaatactTTGTAATAgtttatacacgcagagaaaaaacatgtttggacatggttgccgcatccatttaatgcttatctagagtatgtaattgtcgcgaaaaccatgtatttcgtctttgtaaaaataattttctagcggagaaaaatatatgttgacaATAAGcaattaaatggttctcaaatgctgcaaacatgttctattatttaaatgatggaatttgagaccattacatggtgggaaaatcatgtacctgtccattcaatttttttacttttttgcagggaaaaaagtatttttataggttacgtatagacatgtgtaGAACTattacatggtcataaagaccatgtacattgttttcgtgaccatttaattttttaatttttttgcagcgaaaagaattttataaaaacattgagcatgtaCACACGatcttcattttgcgcgtcagtcgtgtgttgattgtttcttggaatggacggagaatacggaattattgtgttttgtgttaatttatttattcagaagtgacacgtggttttatgtgaatacaaaaaaggaaagtgtaattgaaaaaaatgtacctgtttttcttctgcattttgatatatggtataatttatttttatttgcagttacatgatgtctgcgtaagtacatttgatgggcgcgaagtaaatatggaatgatgatTGCTCATTGTTgaatttgaaccaaaatagagtgtgtaaaaatatgggatgtttgcttgcacgacattataaatacaaataaacaatgaattagtttataagtaaataataacaaataaataaagttaaatttgtgttttctttttccaAGTGGCGtcgttttttcgacgatgaaaaaagttttttcataaagatcaaaacattttaggtttgaccatgttcttttaactggaagaaaaacatttttgacgaataccataacattttagatcgtgaccattgtcttttaatggaaacaaaattctttttatcaatataataacattttagatgaggactatttttttagaaccatgttcactgagccaaaatggttgcaggtgaaaatgttacgtgGTCGCCGCAAAACTAGCTCCTACCATATTATATTGCTCTtccaatatgattgtgacaatcatgtaacttctctgcgtgtaattaactttatatgcttgcacttaaacatAGTCTGGGAAAAATGTGAGTTCTAAACATatcatttttacaccgaaacatatgaaaaaacagtctttttctctAACTAACCAAAATTAAATTGCTCACAGAAACCCAAGTCCATTGTAAAACTGTTGCTAAAATGAACTCATGTTTAttacaaaaaccaaaatattttgtttatttaaataaaaaaatgttcttagtccaatgaaatatttttataccaactatgcctaaaaatttttatgatctaGACGTTAGTATAAATATCAATGATCGTCcaaataagttcaatgctaactaaagcagaataagtttttcatacactgctaaaaaataataattttacttcATATTTGCTTCAGGAACACATTCGTAAGTAGCAGTTAAAAATTCAAACAATGTTAGTGAGTTTTCGTTACTTAAACAAcgctttaaggaaatttcaaaaaaattgaatactaAAAATTGAAGaactaaattaaaacaaaaaacttctaTTTAGTTCACAATTTTAGGAAATTGTGAactaatttttgagaaaattcgaaattaacccttaaatgcacactgcatcttttaagatacaaccagaaaaaaaacggccgaattctatgaaatcaagtttgttgcatttacaacatcataacgctatttttagaaatatttctttCCGGAAAAGTTTTagtacttctgagtaatctgcagtcaaaattgaaaatcaaattttaaccaaaaatttaaaaaactgcagattggaagttaaataatatttaccataaatgagagtaatgttggtaaaaaaaactgtgcagtgtaaaaatatctctattctctatTATCTACTATAATCGAATTgttaatttgtaaataaaaacttagttcAATGCGCACTGGACTTTTTAAGATCtctctttttcaaaaaaaacacataatttttttttttgaaaaaatgtgatatgcagatgttctttttttaccattttgcatattatatattttttcgaagGAATCGGTGATTTAagggttaataaattttaatgcttcatttgtgtatgacTTCTGTCTGTTCATATAAGTAAGACAagcatgtaaaaaaaaacttctcatattgaggaaattttaaataaattgtagtaatttggatgaactaaaataaacttgCATTCTTTCAGTGCAAGTTTTGATGCTGTTCTCTGTTTATTGTTAACATTGAAGGTATTTATAGGAGCATAGGTTTTAACTCAATAAAATGTGAGACATATTTggaataagaaaaatttaatgtaattttcgaaaaaatgaagaaaaacatttttttttgtataaagtttgtttggaagaagagtataaaatgtttgtgataaacaaaaattgtttcttttaaTTATTGGCTAATTTTACCATCCTTATATCTTTTTCAAATCCACATGATTTATTTAGCTCTCAACACTTTCTCTActgtatcgaccgataaatattctagtgagggGCTTGTCCCCCAAGACCCACTAACTACGCTATTATCCATATACAGTCACCAAAACAAATTGTACACcaatcaatttgaaataaattttgaaacgacatgaaaaatatgaagtaaatatatatgtgttataccttcacactcaaaaaaattgcttctctaacatatgttccaaacatattttgcaggaatcacatatattattggatattgccgaaacattgttATGTTTGTTTGatgtaaacatattatatgttgggAAGCATTttaagcccaaaaatattatatgattggaagaattttctcccaaagaagatagtgcttaaaaaattgtatgtctgactaattgcatattccccactcctttctcacttccacgaggttttttagttcttagcacctttttctgtaatacaaacaatgttgaagaaattattcaatttaataagtttgttaaattttacctttcgcctggacggagaatcgaaccgaggaccatacagtttgtaagccaatacactatacactgggctacatagctgttattgtcatgaatagataattattgttataagttatatttttatagcatagttagcggcgcccacgagccgatgcaaacattacattatttaacagaaacatacatttgttggccacgtggagcaatggttagcatgtccgccttgcatgccaagggtcgtggattcaatccttgcttcgaccgaacaccatttttttttaatttatttttacatatattccaaaaatataaacgaaatggactgcgcttttggaaaaaatattgtttttttttaatggaaaaataacaattttgaaccaaaaaatgtttgtataaaagtctgaaattttccaagaaattcaaaaactctacagtctgaatattttgacgtagtcatcgtacgttccgatttcttttgactaaccaagaaaaaaattgtgcccataatgccaaaatgataaacaaaacacatgttcacacatacttaaaatgctgctctcaaggcaaaacACATACTGTTTTTTTCACATGTCTAACATATTCTCTTGGTTTCGAATGTCTATTCTTTTtagtccgaatactcattttaatattcaaattaaataatatttagacttaagcatatcaaatttttgaagaagccttattaacatgccaagcgcatagccaaaacaaatgaactcaaaaaaaaatttccgaaacaacatacaaacaGTTTCACTGAAATtggtctcttttgattctctcgctgtgttatgttgatatctttcgtcaaccctcccggtttccaactctttctttttctatactctctctctgtcgctctctgaataaaatatcacaacatatatatgtttactcgaaatttgtaaatttatatatgtttacattcacacatattatttttatgaaacattcatgtcccaaacataatatattctaacatattaacatatgtgtcccaaacatttaatgctagtttaggaacattacatttttgcacttaaatatattatgtttaaaaattctgcccgaaacacattttgtttatatcggaacatatgaaaaacatatttttctaacagtgttaaATTAAAACTTGAGATCCGGGCTacattatagaaagaaaattaattcagATTTAATTCTGTTTagggaaataaaaaacaaaacctaaaaatatttaattttacttgGCCTAAAAAAAAGACTTGTAcactaagaataaataaaaaatattggtttaaacattacatattaaaaatgtttaatattttgtatgttAGCCCTTAGTGTTTTCTACTGCCCCGAGTCTATTTGTTATTGAGTGGGTTAGGGTTTTCGTCAAATCTACGGGAATTGGGCTCTATATATCCATAAGGACGTTTTTGAGAGTTTCTTTACTAAAAATGTTAAAGCTCTTTAGCTTTGTCTTCAAATATGTCTACTCTGCGGAGTGTGAGGTAATACTTTTTTGGCGTTTTTTGGGCAGAATCggccaaattattcaaataggtgtacaactttttttttgctgactgtACATACATGTAAGTTGGTCTATCGACAGTCGCTATGGATGtgttcaaaactttaatttgcgGGCTAGAATTCCGGTAGACACAATTCCATGTACAACAAACATGTTATAACCTGACCACATAGAGTGTAGGGTATAGATATGAAAGTACCTATTTAATCATCCTTGATTTTTATCTAACGTCAACGATTGTGTTCATCATCTGTTAATGTTCCTTGGTGTGAATTATGCGTTGTAATCAATACAATAGTTGTATATCCGCCATATGTATTTTTATCTTAGATTGCTCTCCTACAGTACAGTTGAGAGTTTCTTTTAAGAGAGACAGGAGATAATGTTAATTGTCTATGGCCATGGTTTGGTATTTCTCCCAAGTTGTTTATGTTCTCTCTGACTTCTCgtttattttagtattatttaCAGAATTTGTACTACTTGGCGTTCTCGTAATGTCGTCGACCGTTTTATGTCTGTCTTTCGTTCTAACAAAAGAGTTTGTCCCAAGATGTAGGCAAACCGACCACATGTTGGTTTTACATATTTTGTAGTAATTATTttacaacaaaaataacaactaaTGAGTTTATGTGTTTCAGCGAGGGTGTCTTA
It includes:
- the LOC142228386 gene encoding uncharacterized protein LOC142228386, which produces MPFPLDIPKQMPCPHWNHFPVVTIIGSISGSTPPSPDHFPSCKICKAAAIKQRHPTTFQ